One segment of Synchiropus splendidus isolate RoL2022-P1 chromosome 4, RoL_Sspl_1.0, whole genome shotgun sequence DNA contains the following:
- the dclk3 gene encoding serine/threonine-protein kinase DCLK2 translates to MSPPLRPQYGCEASRKWRPAAPPAALGKRTGVAPQPWPLHNQPSRHNPKSLCAPPHVSRFHTRYAEESAERPHLVTVVRPCGQSSLRKVTILLNRRGVVSLEQLLLDISEALGFPRWHRSRVTRLFTTYAREVKNVCDFFRGDPAFLAFGKTRPELSNVEEALEELFPEHLQYRADVLTVWEKKLRSVQNKTSKADSGYSEGTDCSETHCNGDMHLDKNKRQNNRTSVPSSEARIPSQKGCLANNKLNTDPYRYAAYLPNHLQRLRVKGEIKESKTSAGVSPSKHDSDLRDVNVASPTLCQNCITTRVKHGPEPINRLSGWVKLPPVARKQRGSSSTEQDERILDTGPAGSPAGNKETLNSALLPPLNPLPAVGEVNNNIHESLNFDLFLGDCELTQSDVESLYVFGRVVGDGNFAVVQECRRRNDGQTFAVKIVERSKLIGREHMMQNELSLLGSLSHPRIVRLFAHHRTMTHSYLVMELVSGGDLFEAISVRGTFSEAESGLMVSDVSEALNYIHCKSIVHRDIKPENLLIEHTDAGVNRLKLGDFGLAMVVTEPVFTICGTPTYVAPEILAETGYGVEVDVWALGVILYILLCGFPPFRSRDRNQDELFQIIKQAQVHFFSPYWDPISAEAKGLVKALLQPDPTVRLTAEKTLLHPWVKEMASICKERALKDKTRTKQDSAVKDSHIAQSHSGPGITAEDQSSNGHPLNDGEKKEEDNDAALGQKHTDAVVTSLHTAYDSNRPVVQESAVSDSNHLLGRLDSEPIASASLELPSTSPSVKSSLSREKQTPNSLFKNPTSNLKEESETGAVKCQNHELRAVTEPENE, encoded by the exons ATGTCGCCCCCACTGAGACCCCAGTACGGATGCGAAGCGTCACGGAAATGGAGACCGGCAG CGCCTCCAGCTGCGTTGGGGAAGCGCACTGGAGTGGCCCCACAGCCATGGCCCCTTCACAATCAGCCTTCCAGACACAACCCCAAGAGCCTCTGTGCTCCTCCGCATGTGTCCCGCTTCCACACTCGGTATGCGGAGGAGAGCGCAGAACGCCCCCATCTGGTCACTGTTGTCCGACCCTGTGGACAAAGCTCACTGCGGAAG GTGACGATACTGTTGAACCGTAGAGGCGTGGTGTCGCTGGAGCAGCTGTTATTGGACATCTCCGAGGCTTTGGGCTTCCCACGCTGGCACAGGTCCAGAGTCACACGTCTGTTCACAACATACGCTCGAGAG GTGAAGAATGTGTGTGACTTCTTCCGTGGGGATCCAGCATTTCTAGCTTTTGGAAAGACTCGTCCGGAGCTGAGCAATGTTGAAGAAGCCCTTGAGGAGCTGTTCCCTGAGCACCTGCAGTACCGTGCCGATGTGCTGACCGTTTGGGAGAAGAAACTCCGGTCGGTCCAAAATAAAACATCGAAAGCAGACAGCGGCTACAGTGAAGGAACCGACTGCAGTGAGACTCACTGTAATGGAGACATGCACCTGGATAAAAACAAGCGTCAGAATAATCGCACAAGTGTCCCATCCTCTGAGGCCAGAATACCTTCACAAAAGGGCTGCTTGGCCAATAACAAGTTGAATACTGACCCATATAGATATGCAGCATACCTGCCGAATCACCTCCAGAGGCTGAGAGTAAAGGGTGAGATCAAGGAGTCAAAAACTTCTGCAGGCGTTTCTCCTTCAAAGCATGATTCAGATCTGAGAGACGTAAATGTTGCGTCTCCAACGTTGTGTCAGAACTGCATAACAACAAGAGTAAAACATGGCCCAGAACCCATCAACCGCCTGTCTGGGTGGGTGAAGCTTCCGCCCGTGGCAAGGAAGCAAAGAGGAAGCTCATCGACTGAACAGGATGAGAGGATACTGGACACCGGCCCTGCTGGATCGCCTGCCGGGAACAAAGAGACACTTAACTCTGCCTTGTTGCCTCCTTTAAATCCACTTCCAGCAGTTGGGGAAGTCAATAATAACATTCATGAGAGTTTGAACTTTGACCTCTTCTTGGGTGACTGTGAATTAACTCAATCTGATGTTGAGTCgttgtatgtttttggacgCGTAGTGGGTGATGGAAACTTTGCTGTAGTTCAGGAGTGCCGTCGTCGCAACGATGGACAAACCTTCGCCGTAAAGATAGTGGAGCGCTCTAAACTGATTGGTCGAGAGCATATGATGCAAAATGAGCTGAGCCTTCTGGGAAGCCTAAGCCACCCCCGCATTGTGCGCCTGTTTGCTCACCATCGCACTATGACACACTCGTACCTGGTGATGGAGTTGGTGAGCGGCGGGGATCTGTTTGAAGCCATCAGTGTGCGGGGAACGTTTTCCGAGGCCGAGTCGGGACTGATGGTGTCGGATGTGAGCGAGGCCCTCAACTACATCCACTGCAAGAGCATCGTCCACAGAGACATCAAACCAGAGAACCTTCTG ATTGAACACACTGATGCTGGCGTCAACAGGCTGAAGTTGGGGGACTTCGGTCTGGCCATGGTTGTGACTGAGCCGGTCTTTACTATCTGTGGGACACCAACCTACGTGGCTCCAGAGATCCTCGCAGAGACAG GTTATGGGGTTGAAGTGGACGTCTGGGCCCTGGGCGTCATTCTCTACATCCTCCTTTGTGGTTTCCCTCCATTTCGAAGTCGGGATCGCAATCAGGACGAGCTATTCCAGATAATTAAACAAGCGCAGGTGCATTTCTTCTCTCCTTACTGGGACCCAATCTCAGCAG AAGCCAAAGGTCTGGTCAAAGCACTTCTGCAGCCTGACCCCACAGTCAGGTTAACTGCCGAGAAGACTTTGCTGCACCCCTGGGTGAAGGAGATGGCTTCTATCTGCAAGGAGAGGGCGCTAAAGGACAAGACTCGGACGAAACAGGACTCAGCTGTGAAGGACAGTCACATAGCACAATCTCATTCAGGGCCAGGAATAACAGCAGAAGACCAAAGCAGCAATGGACATCCTTTAAATGATGGcgagaagaaggaagaggacaACGATGCAGCTCTGGGACAGAAACACACAGATGCTGTGGTGACATCTTTACACACCGCTTATGACTCAAACAGGCCTGTTGTTCAGGAGTCTGCTGTGTCAGACTCAAATCACCTCCTGGGCAGGTTGGACAGTGAGCCCATTGCTTCTGCTTCCCTGGAGCTACCCAGCACTTCACCCTCAGTGAAATCAAGTCTAAGCAGAGAGAAGCAAACTCCCAATTCTCTGTTTAAAAACCCAACTTCCAACCTCAAAGAAGAGTCAGAAACGGGCGCAGTCAAATGCCAAAACCATGAATTGAGAGCTGTCACTGAACCTGAAAATGAATGA
- the zftraf1 gene encoding zinc finger TRAF-type-containing protein 1, with product MASLDEREVGMAPAPGSSSAAVGVGDPVAGVAAMQDEVNIRREGPESDLEEPPKKRAKVTEEESGKLEERLYSVLCCTVCRDLPKASVYQCTNGHLMCAGCFIHLLADARLKEEQATCPNCRCEISKNLCCRNLAVENAVSELPTECTFCLKQFPRSSLERHQKEECQDRVTQCKYKRIGCPWQGPYHELPAHEGECSHPTKTGTELMGILGEMDQNHRRDMQLYNSIFSLLCYEKIGFTEVQFRPYRTDDFITRLYYETSRFTVLNQTWVLKARVNDSERNPNLSCKRTLSFQLILKSKVNSALECSFLLLKGPYDDVRIKPVINHHSFSNDTNETEYVPLPISDSVECNKLLAAKNINLRLFIFQVQK from the exons ATGGCTTCACTGGACGAGAGGGAGGTGGGCATGGCCCCGGCACCTGGCTCCTCCTCGGCCGCCGTGGGAGTCGGTGATCCTGTGGCTGGGGTCGCAGCCATGCAGGATGAGGTCAACATACGGCGAGAAGGGCCCGAGAGTGACCTGGAGGAACCACCCAAGAAGAGGGCAAAAGTCACAGAGGAAGAGTCAGGAAAGCTGGAGGAGAGACTGTACTCGGTTCTGTGCTGCACCGTGTGCCGAGACTTGCCCAAGGCGTCAGTGtatcag TGCACCAACGGACACCTAATGTGTGCGGGCTGTTTTATCCATCTCTTGGCTGATGCACGCCTCAAAGAAGAGCAGGCCACGTGCCCCAACTGCAG GTGTGAGATCAGCAAGAACCTGTGCTGCAGGAACCTGGCAGTTGAGAATGCCGTCAGTGAGCTACCGACGGAATGCACCTTCTGTCTAAAACAGTTCCCTCGCTCTAGCTTAGAAAGACACCAGAAGGAAGAGTGCCAAGACAG GGTGACCCAGTGCAAGTACAAGCGGATCGGCTGCCCCTGGCAAGGTCCCTACCATGAACTGCCAGCACACGAGGGCGAGTGCTCCCACCCCACCAAAACTGGGACAGAGCTGATGGGAATACTGGGGGAGATGGACCAGAACCACCGCAGAGACATGCAGCTCTACAACAGCATTTTTAGCTTGCTGTGCTACGAGAAGATAGGATTTACAG AGGTGCAGTTCAGGCCGTACCGCACGGACGACTTCATCACTCGCCTCTACTATGAAACTTCACGCTTTACTGTGCTCAATCAGACGTGGGTGCTGAAGGCCCGCGTCAATGACTCTGAGAGAAATCCAAACCTGTCCTGCAAGCGCACGCTGTCGTTTCAGCTCATCCTCAAAAGCAAG GTGAACTCGGCCCTGGAGTgctccttcctgctgctgaaggggCCCTACGACGACGTCCGCATCAAACCCGTCATCAACCATCACTCCTTCAGCAACGACACCAATGAGACGGAGTACGTCCCTCTGCCCATCTCTGATTCAGTGGAATGCAACAAACTGCTGGCTGCCAAAAACATCAACCTACGCCTGTTCATCTTCCAAGTCCAGAAGTGA